In Streptomyces sp. DG2A-72, one genomic interval encodes:
- a CDS encoding ABC transporter ATP-binding protein, which yields MTAAGRQRVRMPHTLGGVRRRLMLLLVLAGFGQAVCVVGFALLVHGAAYRITHGGEMASGHDRSAIYTHVAGYAPGTLAAGLLTSACATVLLRAAGEPLAERLAQSYVHSVRMRLFDHVAGSEAWGPDRRTVGVTVLRFTGDASALRLWISKGVAPLLVDGVFVACALVALAVMAPRIGTLSAAMILLAAATVALFGRRLRERVRETRRHNGRLAAFVNERVTHTAVIQSLGRIEQERRVMRRRSREYGRAMVRQARLTGVMSATAEACGIGILLIVVTAGLVAGTSWEVLASLLTVANFLGGPLASLVRVQEHWQQSRVARRRIAEVLAAPAPLRRRRRAEPLAEGPGRLELAGLRVYGVLDASAVARPGQRIVLQGPPGAGKSLLLRLIARLQEPDAGTVLLDGQDLARHDPESVRRMIRLTSPELPLLRGSVGKNLRHGEPPHTATAADEEHIEALAELLPDGLRTRVGEGGHGLSTTVRYQVAMVRALRSGPRVLLLDEARPERAPGSDLLERLLDRYPGTVVYVTDEPRLAARADALWQIDDGRLTVHERGTRPGRE from the coding sequence TTGACCGCGGCGGGACGGCAGCGCGTCCGGATGCCGCACACCCTCGGCGGTGTACGGCGCCGGCTCATGCTCCTCCTGGTCCTCGCGGGGTTCGGGCAGGCGGTCTGCGTGGTCGGCTTCGCCCTCCTGGTGCATGGCGCGGCCTACCGCATCACGCACGGCGGGGAGATGGCGTCCGGCCACGACCGCAGCGCCATCTACACCCACGTCGCCGGTTACGCGCCCGGCACACTGGCCGCCGGACTCCTCACGTCGGCGTGCGCGACCGTACTTCTCAGGGCGGCAGGCGAACCGCTCGCGGAACGGCTGGCCCAGAGCTACGTACACAGCGTCAGAATGCGTCTTTTCGACCACGTCGCCGGAAGCGAGGCATGGGGCCCGGACCGGCGTACGGTCGGCGTCACCGTGCTCCGGTTCACCGGCGACGCATCCGCCCTCCGACTGTGGATCAGCAAGGGCGTGGCACCACTGCTGGTGGACGGGGTGTTCGTGGCGTGCGCGCTCGTCGCACTGGCCGTCATGGCGCCGAGGATCGGCACGCTTTCGGCGGCGATGATCCTCCTCGCCGCGGCCACCGTCGCGCTGTTCGGGCGGCGGTTGCGCGAACGCGTACGCGAGACCAGACGGCACAACGGCCGGCTCGCCGCCTTCGTCAACGAACGGGTCACGCACACGGCCGTCATTCAGTCCCTCGGACGCATCGAGCAGGAGCGCCGGGTGATGCGGCGGCGCAGCCGTGAGTACGGTCGCGCCATGGTGCGCCAGGCCCGGCTCACCGGAGTGATGTCGGCGACGGCCGAGGCGTGCGGCATCGGGATCCTGCTGATCGTGGTCACCGCGGGCCTGGTGGCGGGCACCAGCTGGGAGGTCCTCGCTTCGCTGCTGACGGTGGCGAACTTCCTCGGCGGGCCCCTGGCCTCGCTGGTCCGTGTGCAGGAGCACTGGCAGCAGTCGCGCGTCGCGCGCCGTCGCATAGCCGAGGTCCTCGCGGCACCGGCGCCGCTGCGCAGGCGGCGCCGGGCCGAGCCGCTCGCGGAAGGGCCCGGGCGCCTGGAACTCGCGGGGCTGCGCGTGTACGGCGTCCTGGACGCGTCGGCCGTCGCACGGCCCGGGCAGCGGATCGTACTGCAGGGCCCTCCGGGCGCGGGAAAGTCGCTGCTGCTTCGCCTCATCGCCCGACTCCAGGAACCGGACGCCGGCACCGTACTCCTCGACGGCCAGGACCTCGCCCGGCACGACCCCGAATCCGTACGGCGGATGATCAGGCTGACCAGCCCCGAACTGCCGTTGCTCCGCGGCAGCGTGGGCAAGAACCTGCGACACGGCGAACCACCCCACACGGCCACGGCTGCGGACGAGGAACACATCGAGGCCCTGGCCGAGTTGCTTCCCGACGGCCTGCGCACCCGCGTGGGTGAAGGCGGGCACGGCCTTTCCACGACCGTGCGCTACCAGGTGGCGATGGTACGAGCACTGCGCAGCGGCCCCCGGGTCCTGCTGCTGGACGAAGCCAGGCCGGAAAGGGCGCCGGGTTCCGACCTACTGGAACGTCTGCTCGACCGATACCCGGGCACCGTCGTCTACGTCACCGACGAACCCAGGCTCGCCGCACGCGCGGACGCCCTGTGGCAGATCGACGACGGCAGGCTCACGGTCCATGAGCGGGGCACGAGGCCAGGACGGGAGTGA
- a CDS encoding DUF1611 domain-containing protein, protein MQSARFNASGNAAAKVSYTARRLVELGHGSTGTLGLSRQDARPRAGDLVLCRVTEIGHHKSLGQAHGKRNRLFVGDTIVVAYGARYAPDQFEAEVPGDLGPCDLAAGGGIAGRVVSSHSRMNPPTRLQPLGLVTDEHGAVINLARLARPVVPALAPRPRTIAVLGTSMNAGKTTVAAALIRGLSLAGRRVGAAKVTGTGAPGDPTLMADAGASRVIDFTDLGFPTTYQLPMAQVIRILRSAVTDLTSHQADAIVLEIADGILQRETAALMRTPEFRADVDGIVFAAGDSVSAVAGVRLLREEGLPVMALSGVLTASPLAMAEAVASVDIPVFEAAELSDPSVAGRILTGAMAGGSLVRDESGLPEDHSRLTDCSGPLTAESVA, encoded by the coding sequence ATGCAGAGCGCGCGGTTCAACGCTTCCGGCAATGCGGCGGCGAAAGTTTCCTATACGGCCCGCCGCCTTGTCGAGCTGGGCCACGGAAGCACCGGCACACTGGGGCTGAGCAGGCAGGATGCCCGTCCGCGGGCAGGCGACCTGGTGCTGTGCCGGGTGACCGAAATCGGCCATCACAAATCCCTCGGGCAAGCACACGGAAAGCGCAATCGGCTGTTCGTCGGCGACACGATAGTGGTCGCATATGGCGCACGCTACGCCCCCGACCAATTCGAGGCAGAGGTGCCCGGCGACCTCGGCCCGTGTGACCTGGCCGCCGGAGGCGGCATAGCCGGCCGGGTCGTCTCCTCGCACTCCAGAATGAACCCTCCCACCCGGCTGCAGCCCCTTGGTCTGGTCACCGACGAGCACGGCGCGGTCATCAACCTCGCCCGCCTGGCCCGGCCCGTCGTGCCGGCCCTCGCACCGCGCCCGCGCACCATCGCCGTACTCGGCACATCGATGAACGCGGGCAAGACGACCGTGGCCGCCGCCCTCATACGCGGCCTCAGCCTGGCCGGCCGCCGGGTCGGCGCGGCAAAGGTGACCGGCACCGGTGCGCCCGGGGATCCGACGCTGATGGCCGACGCGGGCGCGTCACGGGTCATCGACTTCACCGACCTGGGCTTCCCCACCACCTACCAGCTGCCGATGGCGCAGGTGATCCGCATTCTGCGCAGCGCGGTCACGGATCTGACGAGCCACCAGGCAGATGCCATAGTGCTGGAAATCGCGGACGGGATCCTGCAACGGGAGACGGCGGCGCTGATGCGGACACCGGAATTCCGTGCCGATGTGGACGGCATCGTGTTCGCGGCCGGTGACTCGGTCAGCGCGGTGGCGGGAGTACGGCTGCTGCGTGAGGAGGGGCTTCCCGTCATGGCCCTGAGCGGGGTGCTGACGGCCTCTCCGCTGGCCATGGCCGAAGCGGTGGCCAGTGTGGACATCCCCGTGTTCGAAGCGGCCGAGTTGTCCGACCCCTCCGTCGCCGGCCGGATCCTCACGGGTGCCATGGCGGGCGGGAGCCTCGTGAGGGACGAGAGCGGCCTGCCGGAGGACCACAGTCGACTGACGGACTGCAGCGGCCCTCTGACGGCCGAATCAGTGGCTTGA
- a CDS encoding helix-turn-helix transcriptional regulator — translation MAHVPIARHLLRARDLVDAHYSEALTVADMAAAAALSPAHFSRCFKAAFGESPHQYLLTRRLERAAALLLATDWTVAAIGVAVGVRSIGSFTTSFRRMYGMTPQAYRAAHPPAARHVRIPRCVAMAYGRPQNRTFREDTALPAA, via the coding sequence GTGGCCCATGTTCCGATCGCTCGTCATCTGCTCCGCGCCAGGGATCTCGTGGACGCCCACTACTCCGAGGCACTCACCGTGGCCGACATGGCTGCGGCCGCCGCGCTGTCCCCGGCCCACTTCAGCCGCTGCTTCAAGGCCGCGTTCGGCGAGTCGCCGCACCAGTACCTGCTGACCCGCCGCCTGGAGCGCGCCGCCGCCCTGCTGCTGGCAACCGACTGGACGGTGGCCGCGATCGGCGTCGCTGTGGGGGTGCGGAGCATCGGTTCGTTCACGACGAGTTTCCGCAGGATGTACGGGATGACCCCGCAGGCCTACCGTGCGGCCCATCCGCCCGCCGCACGGCATGTGCGTATCCCGCGCTGTGTGGCGATGGCGTACGGACGGCCGCAGAACCGCACATTTCGAGAAGACACGGCCTTGCCCGCTGCCTAG
- a CDS encoding VOC family protein encodes MTTIKIANAQFWVHDQDEALDFYTGKLGWEVRADVRMEAWSFRWLCVGPPGGDGPALVLMPIPGQPMLDEASSAQLSDLVAKGAGGTLFLETDDCKAAYDELSARGVEFNDPPTVQPYGIDTSFRDQSGNNIRLTQVLEFDPEQH; translated from the coding sequence ATGACGACGATCAAAATTGCCAACGCGCAGTTCTGGGTGCACGACCAGGACGAGGCGCTGGACTTCTACACCGGCAAACTCGGCTGGGAGGTCCGGGCGGACGTGCGGATGGAGGCATGGAGTTTCCGGTGGCTGTGCGTCGGTCCGCCCGGCGGGGACGGTCCGGCGCTGGTGCTGATGCCGATACCGGGGCAACCGATGCTGGACGAGGCGAGCAGTGCCCAGCTGTCGGATCTGGTGGCCAAGGGCGCGGGCGGCACGCTGTTCCTGGAGACCGACGACTGCAAGGCCGCGTATGACGAACTGTCCGCCCGTGGCGTCGAGTTCAACGACCCGCCGACGGTCCAGCCGTACGGGATCGACACATCGTTCCGGGACCAGTCGGGCAACAACATCCGGCTGACGCAGGTGCTGGAGTTCGATCCGGAGCAGCACTGA
- a CDS encoding serine/threonine-protein kinase, with the protein MLMAGRYRLDESIGRGGMGEVWRAYDETLARPVAVKLLLPQETDPTATSRFRLEAQTAARIDHPNVVGVLDFGEYDDRLFLVMELVEGDSLARALAQSGALPADRVASIAAQAAAGLAAAHRQGIVHRDIKPANLLLDADGTLKIGDFGIARFLDDPGAALTATGQIVGTSLYLAPERALGQPAGPASDVYALGCVLYQLLTGRPPFQADTAVAILHQHLDAAPVPPRELGIPGLPPAFENYLLGLLAKDPEHRPTAQQAAEWFADGAWLGRPEPLPDATPAPRPGAQQLGETSAPTTYALPSVQGSATAGRSRARRPERPALLTRLARRPRVAATAAAAVLFVAAMVLGVLWFAPDNTAATGTESEPSPRTSAPASASPPASSPASTAAPSPTAEPSDSREQRDAEKPEREKRHDGRQDEEGDEEGDEDD; encoded by the coding sequence GTGCTGATGGCGGGCCGCTACCGGCTGGACGAGTCGATCGGACGCGGTGGGATGGGGGAGGTCTGGCGGGCATACGACGAGACTCTCGCCCGGCCGGTGGCCGTCAAGCTCCTGCTGCCCCAGGAGACCGACCCCACCGCCACCTCCCGTTTCCGGCTGGAGGCGCAGACCGCGGCCCGGATCGACCACCCGAACGTGGTCGGCGTCCTGGACTTCGGCGAGTACGACGACCGGCTCTTCCTGGTGATGGAACTCGTCGAGGGCGACAGCCTCGCCCGCGCGCTGGCCCAGTCGGGCGCGCTGCCCGCCGACCGCGTGGCCTCGATCGCCGCGCAAGCCGCCGCCGGGCTCGCCGCCGCGCACCGGCAGGGCATCGTCCACCGGGACATCAAGCCCGCCAACCTGCTCCTGGACGCCGACGGCACCCTCAAGATCGGCGACTTCGGCATCGCCCGCTTCCTCGACGACCCCGGCGCCGCGCTGACGGCCACCGGGCAGATCGTCGGCACGAGTCTCTATCTCGCCCCCGAGCGCGCCCTCGGACAGCCGGCGGGCCCGGCCTCCGATGTGTACGCGCTGGGCTGCGTGCTCTACCAACTCCTCACCGGCCGCCCGCCGTTCCAGGCCGACACCGCCGTCGCCATCCTGCACCAGCACCTCGACGCCGCCCCCGTACCACCCCGCGAACTGGGCATCCCCGGTCTCCCGCCCGCCTTCGAGAACTACCTCCTCGGCCTGCTCGCCAAGGACCCGGAGCACCGGCCCACCGCCCAGCAGGCCGCCGAATGGTTCGCCGACGGCGCCTGGCTCGGGCGCCCAGAACCGCTCCCCGACGCGACACCGGCCCCCCGGCCGGGGGCACAGCAACTGGGCGAGACCAGCGCCCCGACCACGTACGCACTGCCCTCCGTCCAAGGCAGCGCCACCGCCGGCCGGTCCCGGGCACGCCGTCCGGAACGACCGGCGCTTCTCACCCGCCTCGCACGTCGGCCGCGTGTGGCGGCCACGGCAGCCGCAGCCGTGCTCTTCGTGGCCGCGATGGTCCTCGGCGTGCTGTGGTTCGCCCCCGACAACACCGCGGCGACGGGCACGGAATCCGAGCCGTCGCCCCGTACGAGCGCTCCCGCCTCCGCCTCTCCCCCGGCATCGAGCCCGGCTTCCACCGCCGCCCCGAGCCCGACGGCAGAGCCGAGTGACAGCCGGGAACAGCGTGACGCCGAGAAGCCGGAGCGGGAGAAGCGACACGACGGACGTCAGGATGAGGAGGGGGACGAGGAGGGGGACGAGGACGACTGA
- a CDS encoding VanW family protein: protein MRPRIPSVPPLALAGGALTVGVGGLYLAGLLLAGGDIDTGTTVRGVDIGGLTRAEATQKLEERLGEAASQDLAVTVGDRRGTVDPQRAGIAFDIEETVDRAARTGDADPFSVIGGLFRSGGAVEPVVRVDEDKAHSALGKLARSLDQKVRNGGVTFADGQVRQVAPRNGHALDVDAAVDPLRTAFLRGEAGSTTALPTRETKPKVTAEEVRRAVREFAQPAMSAPVTLTAGGKRFTIDQAVLGAYLTMRPDSTGSLTPKLDGKGLRAAPAVAQSLADLPARAENAVLRLDGDKVAVAEDGRPGQEVTDKALSKAVLPLLTKSGTARTGEVATRLTQPQVTRENAARLGLKEKMSSFTVNFEPAPYRTKNIGRAVELINGSVVMPDETWSFNRTVGERTEANGFVEGIMILDDQFTKAPGGGVSAVATTMFNAVFFAGVKPVEYGAHSFYIERYPEGREATVAWGSLDLRFTNDSGNAIYIQAESTDTSVTITFLGTKKYDEIESVTGPRTNVKQPEEKVSTDKECVPQTPLEGFDVTVERVFRDGGQEVKREPFRTHYTPRNEITCE from the coding sequence ATGCGCCCCCGAATACCCTCCGTTCCGCCTCTCGCCCTGGCCGGCGGCGCTCTGACCGTCGGTGTGGGTGGCCTGTATCTCGCCGGGCTGCTGCTCGCGGGCGGGGACATCGACACCGGTACGACGGTGCGCGGTGTGGACATCGGGGGCCTGACCCGCGCGGAGGCCACCCAGAAGCTGGAGGAGCGCCTGGGGGAGGCCGCGTCGCAGGACCTGGCCGTGACGGTCGGTGACCGCAGGGGCACGGTCGATCCGCAGCGGGCCGGGATCGCCTTCGACATCGAGGAAACGGTCGACCGGGCAGCGCGCACCGGCGACGCCGATCCGTTCAGCGTGATCGGCGGTCTCTTCCGCTCCGGCGGCGCCGTCGAGCCGGTCGTACGCGTCGACGAGGACAAGGCCCACTCCGCCCTCGGAAAGCTCGCGAGGTCCCTCGACCAAAAGGTCCGCAACGGTGGCGTCACCTTCGCGGACGGCCAGGTCCGGCAGGTCGCTCCGCGCAACGGCCACGCGCTGGACGTGGACGCCGCGGTCGACCCCCTGCGCACCGCCTTCCTGCGCGGCGAGGCCGGCTCCACCACCGCGCTGCCCACCCGCGAGACGAAGCCGAAGGTCACGGCGGAGGAGGTGCGGCGGGCGGTGCGCGAGTTCGCGCAGCCGGCCATGTCGGCCCCTGTCACGCTCACCGCGGGCGGCAAGCGGTTCACGATCGACCAGGCCGTCCTGGGCGCATACCTGACGATGCGGCCTGACAGCACCGGCAGCCTGACCCCGAAGCTGGACGGCAAGGGCCTGCGCGCCGCCCCCGCGGTGGCCCAGTCCCTCGCCGACCTGCCCGCCAGGGCCGAGAACGCCGTGCTGCGCCTCGACGGCGACAAGGTCGCGGTGGCCGAGGACGGCCGCCCCGGCCAGGAGGTCACCGACAAGGCGCTGAGCAAGGCCGTACTGCCGCTGCTCACCAAGTCGGGCACCGCACGGACCGGCGAGGTGGCCACGCGGCTGACCCAGCCGCAGGTGACCCGCGAGAACGCCGCGCGGCTGGGGCTGAAGGAGAAGATGTCGTCCTTCACCGTCAACTTCGAACCGGCCCCGTACCGCACGAAGAACATCGGCCGGGCCGTGGAACTGATCAACGGCTCCGTCGTCATGCCGGACGAGACCTGGAGCTTCAACCGGACCGTGGGCGAGCGCACCGAGGCCAACGGCTTCGTCGAGGGCATCATGATCCTCGACGACCAGTTCACCAAAGCGCCCGGTGGCGGTGTCTCCGCCGTGGCCACGACCATGTTCAACGCGGTGTTCTTCGCCGGGGTAAAGCCCGTGGAGTACGGCGCCCACTCCTTCTACATAGAGCGCTACCCGGAGGGCCGCGAGGCCACGGTCGCCTGGGGCAGCCTGGACCTGAGGTTCACCAACGACTCCGGCAACGCCATCTACATCCAGGCCGAGTCCACCGACACCTCGGTGACCATCACGTTCCTCGGCACCAAGAAGTACGACGAGATCGAGTCGGTGACGGGACCGCGTACGAACGTGAAGCAGCCGGAGGAGAAGGTCAGCACCGACAAGGAGTGCGTGCCGCAGACTCCGCTGGAGGGCTTCGACGTCACCGTGGAGCGGGTCTTCCGCGATGGTGGCCAAGAGGTGAAGCGGGAGCCGTTCCGCACCCACTACACGCCGCGCAACGAGATCACCTGCGAATAG
- a CDS encoding YdeI/OmpD-associated family protein produces the protein MKFRTHVEPPEPMKGLEVPPTASAPAPAALLVEPEDFARALDADPAARDAYDRLPQGRKRQHVLAIDSAKKPETRLRRIENALAELRDGAGR, from the coding sequence TTGAAGTTCCGAACCCATGTGGAGCCCCCGGAGCCCATGAAGGGGCTGGAGGTACCGCCCACCGCGTCGGCACCGGCACCGGCGGCCCTCTTGGTCGAGCCCGAGGACTTCGCCCGCGCCCTGGACGCAGACCCGGCCGCCCGCGACGCCTACGACCGCCTGCCTCAGGGCCGCAAGCGGCAGCATGTCCTCGCCATCGACAGCGCGAAGAAACCCGAAACGCGACTGCGGCGGATCGAGAACGCCCTGGCGGAACTCAGGGACGGAGCGGGCCGGTAG
- a CDS encoding glyoxalase: MTSIDCVTLEVADPTAAERFYTDAFGLGKQVRLRASEEPTSGFRGFTVSLVVSQPSIVNGLFGAALAAGATELKPAKKSLWGYGGVVQAPDGTIWQLASSSKKDTGPDSRQIDEIVLLLGVSDMAATKAFYVDRGLKVAKSFGSKYVEFDASSSPVRLSLYGHRGLAKVAGVPPEGSGSHRLAIGGDAGTFADPDGFVWEPAA; encoded by the coding sequence ATGACCTCCATCGATTGCGTCACCCTCGAGGTGGCCGACCCCACGGCCGCCGAGCGCTTCTACACCGATGCCTTCGGCCTGGGCAAACAGGTACGTCTGCGGGCCTCGGAGGAGCCGACGTCCGGCTTCCGCGGCTTCACGGTGTCGCTCGTGGTCTCCCAGCCGTCGATAGTCAATGGCCTGTTCGGCGCCGCCCTGGCCGCCGGCGCCACCGAGCTGAAGCCCGCCAAGAAGTCGTTGTGGGGTTACGGCGGTGTCGTACAGGCCCCCGACGGGACGATCTGGCAGCTCGCAAGCTCGTCGAAGAAGGACACCGGCCCGGACAGCCGGCAGATCGATGAGATCGTTCTCCTCCTTGGTGTCTCGGACATGGCCGCGACCAAGGCTTTCTACGTCGACCGCGGCCTCAAAGTCGCGAAGAGCTTCGGCAGCAAGTACGTCGAGTTCGACGCTTCGTCGAGTCCCGTCAGACTTTCGCTGTACGGACATCGCGGCCTGGCCAAGGTCGCCGGAGTCCCGCCGGAGGGCAGCGGGTCCCACCGGCTCGCGATCGGCGGCGACGCCGGGACCTTCGCCGACCCGGACGGGTTCGTGTGGGAGCCCGCGGCTTGA
- a CDS encoding DUF998 domain-containing protein, with translation MRLVPWWALLSSACAPLVLIGGWSAAALLEGPAYDPATQTISVLGAYGASGYWVMTAALFALGVCHLLTACGLRPAAFAGRVALGGGGLAALVVALVPPPSSGGSLRHGSVAVVGFTFLAVWPVLAAVRDAAAPWGLRPGPSLAATALMGLAALWFLIEMQQDDGAIGAAERLVTAMQALWPFVVVASCARRPYGDRPMN, from the coding sequence ATGCGACTTGTGCCATGGTGGGCCTTGCTGTCATCGGCGTGTGCGCCTCTCGTGCTGATCGGCGGCTGGTCGGCCGCGGCGCTGCTCGAGGGGCCTGCCTATGACCCCGCCACCCAGACGATCAGTGTGCTGGGGGCCTACGGGGCGTCGGGGTACTGGGTGATGACCGCGGCCCTGTTCGCGCTGGGGGTCTGCCATCTGCTCACCGCTTGCGGCCTGCGGCCGGCCGCGTTCGCCGGGCGTGTGGCGCTCGGCGGGGGCGGACTGGCGGCGTTGGTGGTGGCGCTGGTGCCGCCGCCGAGCAGCGGGGGTTCGCTGCGGCACGGTTCGGTCGCTGTGGTCGGCTTCACGTTCCTGGCGGTGTGGCCGGTGCTGGCCGCCGTGCGCGATGCGGCCGCACCCTGGGGCCTGCGGCCGGGGCCCTCCCTCGCGGCGACCGCGCTGATGGGTCTCGCCGCACTCTGGTTTCTGATCGAGATGCAGCAGGACGACGGTGCCATCGGAGCCGCCGAGCGTCTGGTGACGGCGATGCAGGCCCTGTGGCCCTTCGTGGTCGTCGCGTCCTGCGCACGGCGCCCCTACGGCGATCGGCCGATGAACTGA
- a CDS encoding LysR family transcriptional regulator: MRHKDSNGPHGSREPRDPDGAPHSPPPPLDLNLVRTFLAVYRSGSFTAAAQLLGISQPTVTTQVRALERQSRRELFARLPRGVTPTPYAHDLATRIAGPLDALLAAAGHDPAEAPATAPVHLAGPAELLCVRVLPALAPLVADGVQMRITPGLTDPLLDELRSGRHDLVIATTRPRGRTLAAMPLLDEEFVLVAAPKWAEHLAGRLTTEGPGVLHTVPLITYAEDLPIVRRYWRHVFEQRLNCRAAVTMPDLRGVLATVTAGAGFTVLPRYLCAAELADGALVLLHETDDPPINTGYLVQRPGTPENPDVVRVRERLLALGPTW, translated from the coding sequence ATGAGGCATAAGGATTCCAATGGCCCCCACGGGTCCCGCGAACCCCGGGACCCGGACGGGGCGCCGCACTCCCCGCCCCCGCCGCTGGACCTGAACCTCGTCCGTACGTTCCTCGCCGTCTACCGCTCCGGCTCCTTCACCGCCGCCGCCCAGCTGCTCGGTATCTCGCAGCCGACGGTGACCACGCAGGTCAGGGCCCTGGAACGGCAGTCGCGGCGCGAGCTGTTCGCCCGGCTGCCGCGCGGCGTCACGCCGACGCCGTACGCCCATGACCTGGCGACCCGGATCGCGGGCCCGCTCGACGCCCTGCTGGCCGCCGCCGGCCACGACCCGGCGGAGGCGCCGGCCACCGCTCCGGTCCATCTGGCCGGTCCCGCCGAACTCCTCTGCGTCCGGGTGCTGCCCGCGCTGGCACCGCTCGTCGCGGACGGTGTGCAGATGCGGATCACGCCGGGCCTGACCGACCCGCTCCTCGACGAACTGCGGTCCGGCCGCCACGACCTGGTCATCGCGACCACGCGCCCGCGCGGCCGGACGCTGGCCGCGATGCCGCTGCTGGACGAGGAGTTCGTCCTCGTCGCCGCGCCGAAGTGGGCCGAGCACCTCGCCGGCCGCCTCACCACGGAGGGCCCCGGCGTCCTGCACACCGTCCCGCTGATCACGTACGCCGAGGACCTGCCCATCGTCCGCCGCTACTGGCGCCATGTCTTCGAGCAACGCCTCAACTGCCGCGCCGCCGTCACCATGCCCGACCTGCGCGGCGTCCTGGCAACGGTCACGGCGGGCGCGGGCTTCACGGTCCTGCCCCGCTATCTCTGCGCTGCCGAACTCGCCGACGGCGCACTGGTCCTGCTGCACGAGACGGACGATCCGCCGATCAACACCGGCTATCTCGTCCAGCGCCCGGGGACACCGGAGAATCCGGACGTCGTACGGGTACGGGAGCGGTTGCTGGCGCTGGGTCCCACGTGGTGA
- a CDS encoding type 1 glutamine amidotransferase domain-containing protein, producing the protein MSKILFVVTGVDHWTLADDSRHPTGFWAEEAVAPYEAFKAAGHEIVVATPGGVVPTVDRASLAPEFNGGQEGADRVATALASITELQQPVKLEDVRLDDYDAVFYPGGHGPMEDLSVDATSGRLLIDTLDSGKPLGVVCHGPAALLAAVRAGGENAFAGYRVAAFTNAEETQSGFADKAKWLLETRLVEAGVDVRVSEPWAPHVVVDRNLVTGQNPASAAPVATELLKKLA; encoded by the coding sequence ATGTCAAAAATCCTCTTCGTAGTAACCGGTGTCGACCACTGGACGCTCGCCGACGACTCCCGGCACCCGACCGGCTTCTGGGCCGAGGAGGCCGTCGCCCCGTACGAGGCGTTCAAGGCTGCCGGTCACGAGATCGTGGTCGCCACGCCCGGCGGCGTCGTACCGACCGTGGACCGGGCCAGCCTGGCGCCGGAGTTCAACGGCGGCCAGGAGGGCGCCGACCGGGTCGCGACCGCACTCGCCTCGATCACCGAGCTTCAGCAGCCGGTCAAGCTGGAGGACGTCCGGCTCGACGATTACGACGCCGTCTTCTACCCGGGCGGTCACGGCCCGATGGAGGACCTCTCCGTCGACGCCACCTCCGGCAGGCTGCTCATCGACACCCTGGACTCCGGCAAGCCGCTCGGCGTCGTCTGCCACGGTCCTGCCGCACTGCTGGCCGCCGTCCGGGCCGGCGGCGAGAACGCCTTCGCGGGTTACCGGGTCGCGGCCTTCACCAACGCCGAAGAGACGCAGTCCGGTTTCGCCGACAAGGCGAAGTGGCTGCTGGAGACCCGTCTCGTCGAGGCCGGCGTGGACGTCCGGGTCAGCGAGCCCTGGGCGCCGCATGTGGTCGTCGACCGCAACCTGGTCACCGGACAGAACCCGGCCTCCGCCGCCCCGGTCGCCACCGAGCTGCTGAAGAAGCTGGCCTGA
- a CDS encoding nuclear transport factor 2 family protein: MHPFRKAVEDRDIAAVEALLADDVVFTSPVVFKPYAGKAITAAILRGVLRVFEDFTYVLEIANPDGRDHAFVFTATVAGKQLQGCDFLHFDEEGRIDELTVMVRPLSAANALAEAMGAQFEQIEREAAGAQ, translated from the coding sequence GTGCACCCCTTCCGCAAGGCCGTCGAGGACCGTGACATCGCAGCCGTGGAGGCGCTGCTGGCCGACGACGTCGTGTTCACCAGCCCCGTCGTCTTCAAGCCCTACGCGGGCAAGGCGATCACCGCCGCGATCCTGCGCGGTGTCCTGCGCGTCTTCGAGGACTTCACCTACGTCCTGGAGATCGCCAACCCCGACGGCCGCGACCACGCGTTCGTCTTCACCGCCACCGTGGCCGGAAAGCAGCTCCAGGGCTGCGACTTCCTGCACTTCGACGAGGAGGGCCGCATCGACGAGCTCACCGTCATGGTCCGTCCGCTGTCCGCCGCCAACGCGCTGGCCGAGGCGATGGGCGCGCAGTTCGAGCAGATCGAGCGGGAGGCGGCCGGCGCGCAGTGA